The following DNA comes from Nocardia sp. XZ_19_385.
ACTCGGCGTCGTCCTCGGCTCCGGTTCGGCCGGATTGGGCGTAATCCTCGGGACGGGCTCGGCGGCACTCGCCGGCACCGGCTCGGCGGTGCTCGGAACCGGTTCTGCCGCAGTTGGTTCGGCGGGCGTAGGTTCCGCCGCTGTCGGTTCGGCCGGTGTCGGCTCCGCCGCGGTGGGCTCCGCCGCAGTCGGTTCGGCCGCGGTCGGTTCCGCGACTCCGCTTCTGCTGCTGTTGATTCCGATCCCGCCGGTGCCCGTGCCCGCCCCGCCCGCGCCGAGCGTGCCGATGGTGATCCCGCCCGCACCGTCCGTGCCCGTACCCGCGGTACCGCAGCTCCCGCTTCCCGTCGTGGCCGCGCCTGCGCCACAACAGATTCCGCCGGAAGCACCCGCGCCGCCTCCGCCACCACCGCCTCCGCCGGCGCCGCCCGCCGCCCCGGCGAAACCGAACCCTGATGTCCGCCCGACCTCGGCGAACGACGGGCTGCCCGAGCCGAACGCGCTCACCGTCATCGGCGGCCTGATCGCGCTCGCACTGGCCGGAACCGGTTCGGGCGCAGTGAGTTTCCAGAGCGCGTCGGCAGCTCAGGCGCGCATCGATGCCGCACGTGCCGAGTTCTTCGGACCCAGGTCGTGAGGGGCAACGGCATGAGTGAAAGCAAGATTCAGAACAGCGCGCGGTCCTACCGCCGGGTGGCCGCCGCGGTCGACGCGGTGTGCGCGGTCGCCGCCGATTTCGATGCCTGCACCCTCGACGAAGTGGTCGAGGCGATCGCCCGGGAACGTGATCGGGAGATCGAAATCGCCAGTGCCCATTTGGGTCCCGGCGTCTGCGGACAGCGACGGCTCTATCCGGACCGCGACGTGATCGTGCTGGCGGCGGCGCTGCCCAGCCGCGAGCACACCCTCGCGCACGAACTCGGCCACATCATTTTCGACCACGAGGGCGCACCGGCCCCCGAGGTCACCCTGGAGGCCAGCGACGATCTGATCGCCTACATGCTCAGCCAGCGGGCGCACCAGCAGATCCTCGACGACGGAGCCGACGAACAGGCCGAATGGGAGGCCGAGACCTTCGCGGCCATGCTGATGACCCGGCTGCGTGTGTTCAACACCCGGGGCGCAGGCGTCTCGGTCCTTCGATTCGACGAGGCACTCGGATGATGACCTTGTGGTTGACAGCCATGCTGGTGTGGATGGCCGCCGGTGCGCGGGTGGGCCGGGTGCTGGTCAAACCGGCGACCACGGCGCGGGTGGCGATCGTGGTCGCGGTCGCGTCCGTCGCCCTCGCCGCCACCGTCGCCGTGCCCGAAATCGCTTTGGCCATCGACAATTTGCTGCCGCGCGGGCTGCACGCGGGCCTGCTTTCCGACGGCGTCGTGGTTTCTGCGTGGATCCTGTTCACGACCGCCACCTCCGTGGTCGCGGCGGCGGCCTGGCCGGTGGTATCGCGGCGGAACCTGGGGCGCATCGCGTCCTACATCTACGCCGGCGGTGTCCTCACCATGATCGTCGCGCTCGCCTGGTCCTACACCTTCGGCTGGGCGTATGTGGTGATCGCCTGCCTGTTCATCGTCACCACCGGTGTGCGCAATCTCGACTGGACCACCCTCGGGCGCGGCATCGCCATCTATACGACCGGCACCGCGGTCGTTGCGGTGTTGTCGGCCTTCAACATTCGGCGCGCGCTCATCGAAGCGCCCCGTGCCGCACCGGGTCTGCCGACATGGGGCTGGCCGGTGTGGGAAATCGCCGCGCTGCTAATAGCTTTCGGTGCGATCTGGATCGTGGTGGAGCTGTGGCTGCGCGCGCGGGTGCTGCTGCGCCAGATCCGGGAGTTGCACCGCTTGATGATCGGCCGCTTCCCCGAGGTGCTCGCGCACGATCAGACCGGAACCTCCACGCAGCTCAAGGCTTCCGATCAGGTCGCCCAGATCATGGACGCGCTGTATCTGCAGTCCGGTGGCGGTGTCGAGCTGGTGGCAGCGGGTAAGCCGCCCGCCTCGATCGTCGAGCGAGCCGACCTGGTGGCCGAGTGGGCCCGAAACCCCTTGGGCGACATCGTGTGTGACTCGCGCTGGATCGCGCCGCCGGAGGGTATCAGCCCGCGCGGCTGGGTGCAGGCCATCGCCCGCTCCTTCGACGCCTACAGCGGTGTGGAAGCGCCGGCGCGGAACTCCGCGCACGGGTGACGATTTCATTTGCAAGTACATCTCGGCCGAGTTTGCCGGAACAGCCCAATTGGTCTGATCTAGCGTCGGAATCGAATTCGACTCGGGCAGCAGAAAATCCGGCACGGCCTATGGCCGAGCCGGACTCAGCTGCTACGACGCATACCCCCCTGGCCAACTGAGTTCGAAGACACATGGGTAATACGTCGGGCACCCCAAAGGAGCCCGCCTTACACACACCACCGCCGACGCCCCCGACAGCCGTCGGGCGGTGACCTTACTGGCCCCTATTCGGTTCCGTCCGGCGGGATTTCGGGCAAGCCTTCACTTGCACGAAGCTTCTCCGCCATCGAGGTGAGGAGGTTCTGTGATTCTTCGGACAGGTCGAACGCTCTACTCGACAGCCGTCGCAGTCCATAGCCCTGCAGCTGGGACAGCAGCTCCAGATCGTGATCGATCTTGGCGGCATAGATGTCGTTGAAGAAGTAGTCCGGCTTGACCTTGAAGAACTTGGCCAGTGCAGCCACCGTTTCGTCCGACGGGTTCGTCCGTTGTCCCGACCGCAACTGCGAGAGATACGGTTTCGAGATCGGATGCCCGGAGGCTGTCAGCGCAGCCGCAACCTCCGCGTTGGTGTGCGGCTTGCGCCCCGGGGGATGCACGGTTTCGAACAGCTTGTTCAGCCGCGCCGCGAAATCAGCCATTGTGAGCCGCCCAATTCCCTTCGCTGTACTAACAGTCGTTATCTCGGATACGTATCATTGATATTAGCGGCTCAGTAACTGAAAACCTACGCCTGATTCCGGATTTCCTTGAAGCTTCTAGGTGTGCCTCGAGCGAAGTCACTGGGACCGTAGCGTTTGCGGGTCACCCCAAGGTCTCTGGTGGAGACGTGGCAAGCACCGGTTCTGGCCCGTCGCAGAGGTCTTCCGCGACGGACCAATGATAGCCGCATGTTAGCTGACGTCTCATCTACTTCTCTGTACCGCCGATTGTGTGGCGTACGACACGTTTTGGCGCTTCTGGGATGAACGTTCAACAAGCGGGCCGGAATCCTGTTGAGCGCTAAAGCCGCTCGATGATGGTGCCGGTCGCGAGGGCGCCACCGCAGCACATCAAGATCATGGCCGTGCTCTTGCCGGTCCGCTCCAGCTCGTGCAAAGCCGTTGTGATCAGCCGGGATCCGGTGGAACCGACCGGATGGCCGAGCGCGATCGCGCCGCCGTTGACGTTCACCCGCTCCATGTCCGGCTTGTGCACCGACGCCCAGGACAACACCACCGAGGCGAACGCCTCGTTGATCTCGAACAGATCGATGTCGGACATGCTCATGCCGGACTTGTCGAGCAGCCGTTGGCACGCCTGCACCGGGCCGTCCAGGTGGAACTCGGGCTCGCCGCCCACCAGTGCCTGCGCCACGATCCGGGCGCGCGGCCGCAAACCCTGCCGCTGCGCGGCCTTTTCGTCCATGAGCAGCACGGCGGCGGCGCCGTCGGAGATCTGCGAGGAGGTGCCCGCGGTGTGGATGCCGCCCTCCAGGACCGGCTTCAGCTTGGCCAGGCCCTCCCGGGAGGTTTCGCGCAGGCCTTGGTCGCGGCTGACGTCCATCGTCTCGCCGGTGCGGTTGCCTTCCTTGTCCACCTGCGGGGCGTCCTTGATGGTGAGCACCTCGCGGTCGAAACGACCTTCGGCCCACGCCTGCGCGGCCAGGCGCTGGGAGCGCTCGCCCAGCTCCTCGACATCGTCGCGGGTGATGCCGCGGCGCTTGGCGATCCGCTCGGCGGCCTCGAACTGATTGGGCATACCGATATCCCACGAAGCGGGCCGGCGCGGCCCGGCGTGCGTGCCGACGTTCGCGCCCAGCGGGACGTGGCTCATGGACTCGAGGCCGCAGGCCAGGCCGGTTTCGATGGCCCCGGTGGCGATCAGCCCGGCGACCAGGCCGACGGCCTGCTGGGCCGAACCGCACTGGTTGTCGATGGTGACCGCGCCGGCTTGCCAGGGGAGTCCGGCGTGCAGCCAGGCGGTACGGGTGACGTTGTTGCCCTGCTCGCCGACCTGCATGACGCAGCCGCCGATGACCTGCTCGACGAGGATCGGATCCAGTTCTGCCTTGTCGAGGATGCCGCGCTGGGCGGCGCCGAGCAGTTCGGCGGCGTGCAATCCGGCGAGCCAGCCGTTGCGCTTGCCGATCGGGGTGCGAGCTGCCTCAACGATTACGGGTGTGCCCATGTCCAAATCCTTCTTTTGCTCAGACCCGGTGTTCGGGACGGAAAACTGGAACGCGTGTTAGTAGGTCCCCTAGATCTTCTTTACTAGTAATACCCCCTGTGCTGCAATGAGTGTAGAACGTGTTTCAGTTCTCAAAGGAGACAACTGGTGGTTCACACTCGTCCTGATCTGCCCGAAGGTTTCGACGTCACCGATCCGGACATCTACGCGCAGCGAGTGCCGGTCGAGGAGTACGCGGAACTGCGCAAGGCCGCGCCGATCTGGTGGAATCCGCAGCCACCGGAAATCGGCGGCTTCCACGACGACGGCTTCTGGGTGGTGAGCAAGCACGCCGAAGTCAAGGAGGTCTCGCGGCGCAGCGAGGTCTTCTCCACCTTCGAGAACACCGCGCTCCCGCGCTTCAACGACGACATCCCACGCGAGAACATCGACATGCAGCGGCTGGTGCTGCTGAACATGGACGCGCCCGAGCACACCAAACTGCGCAAGATCATTTCCCGCGGCTTCACCCCACGCGTGATCAACGGCCTGCGCGCCGAACTGTCCGCGCGCGCCGAGGGGATCGTCAAACGCGCCGCCGAAGAAGGCGCGGGCGACTTCGTCACCCAGGTCTCGTGCGAACTGCCGCTGCAGGCCATCGCCGAACTGATCGGCGTGCCGCAGGAGGACCGGATGAAGGTCTTCCAGTGGTCCAACGAGATGACCGGATACGACGACCCCGAGTTCGCCGGTGTCGATCCGATGGCCTCGTCCATGCAGATCCTGAGCTATGCCTACGAGATGGCCGAGGCGCGCAAGCAATGTCCCGCCAACGACCTGGTCACCAAGCTGATCGAGGCCGACATCGACGGCGATTCGCTCAAGCCGGAGGAGTTCGGCTTCTTCGTGATCCTGCTGGCGGTCGCGGGCAACGAGACGACACGCAATGCCATCACGCACGGCATGATGGCATTCCTTGATCACCCCGAGCAATGGGAGCTGTTCAAGAAAGAACGTCCGGCCACCGCCTATGACGAGATAATCCGGTGGGCCACCCCGGTCACCTCGTTCCAGCGGACCGCGCTCGAGGACACCGAACTCGGGGGAGTGCAGATCAAGAAGGGGCAGCGGGTCGTCATGCTGTACCGCTCGGCCAACTTCGACGAGGACGTCTTCGAGCACCCGGAGCAATTCGACATCCTGCGCAAGAACAACGACCACCTGTCCTTCGGCGGCACCGGCGCCCACTTCTGCATCGGCGCGAACCTGGCCCGGCTGGAAGTCGAGCTGATCTTCAACGCGATCGCCGATCACCTGCCGGACATCAGCAAGCTGGGTGACCCGAAGCGGCTGCGCTCGGGCTGGCTGAACGGCATCAAGGAGTTCCAGGTCGACTACCAGACCAAGGGCGGTGGCGGCTGCCCGGTCGCGCACTGAGAACGAGAAGGCCCCGAATCGGCACGTCCCATGCGATTCGGGGCCTTTCGTGTGCTGACCCGGAGGTCAGCGGTCCTTACTCGGCGGCCTTCATGGTGGCCATGGCGCGCTCGGTCTCCCAGAACGCGCGCAGCGCCGCGATCTTTCCGGCGTCGTTCACCTTGTAGGTGAAGACACCTTCGGCATCGATCTGCCGGCCGGCGATCCGGGTGCGGATCATGCCGGTGTAAGCCACCTCGTGACCGCAGGCGAACGAGTCGCCGAACAGGAATTCGATCGATTCGGTCTTCGCGATCGCCATGTCCCAGAACGCGGCGATCGCTTCGTGGCCGCGGTGGCCTTTGCCTTCGGGGTCGAATCCGGAAGGGCCGATGGGATCTTCGACGATCCCGTCTTCGGCGAACAGGGCGACCCACGCGTCCTTGTCCCGCGCCCGCACGGCGGCCTGTGATGCCTGGCCGGCGGCACGCGCCGGATGTTCGGTGCTCATCGTCTACCCTTTCGGCTTCTCGGAGCCCACGACCCACATGGAGAAGTACTGCGAGCCACCGCCGTACGCGTGGCCCATCGCCTTGCGTGCGTCCTTGACCTGGTAGTCCCCGGCCCGGCCCATGACCTGCTTGGCGGCCTCGGCGAACCGGATCAGGCCGGAGGCGCCGATCGGGTTCGAGGAGAGCACGCCACCCGAGGGGTTCACCGGGATCCTGCCGCCGATCTCCGTCTCACCCTTGTCGGTGAGCTTCCAGCCCTCACCGGGCGCGGCGAAACCGAGGTTCTCCAGCCACATCGGCTCGAACCAGGAGAAGGGGACATAGATTTCGGCGGCGTCGATCTCTTCGATCGGATTGGTGATGCCCGCGGCTTTCCACAGTGCGGCGGCCGCGTCCTGGCCGGCCTGCGGGTTGACCTGGTCGCGTCCGGCGAAGGTGGTCGGCTCGGTGCGCATGGCGGTGCCGTGCACCCACGCGACCTTCTTGCCTTCGGCTTCGACCACGGCGGCGGCTTCGGCGTCACCGATGATCAGCGCGCACGCGCCGTCCGAGGAGGGGCAGGTCTCGTCGAAACGGATCGGGTCCCACAGCATCTGCGAGGCCAGCACCTTGTCGACGGTGATGTCGGGCTGATGCAGGTGCGCGAGCGGGTTCTTGGCGCCATTGCGCCGGTCCTTCACCGCGACCAGTGCGCCGATATGGTTCGGGGCGCTGGAGCGCCGGATGTAGGAGCGCACGTGCGGTGCGAAGTAGCCGCCCGCGCCCGCGCCGACCGGCATGGTGAACGGCACCGGAATCGACAACGCCCACATGGCATTCGATTCGGACTGCTTCTCCCAGGCCACCGCGAGCACCCGCTTGTGCATGCCCGCCTGCACCAGGTTGGCGGCCACGACACCGGTGGAGCCGCCGACCGAGCCGGCCGTATGCACGCGGAGCAGGGGTTTTCCGGTAGCGCCGAGGGCATCGGCCATCATGAGCTCGGGCATCATGACGCCCTCGAACATATCCGGCGCCTTGCCCACGACGACCGCATCGATATCGGCCATGGTGAGGCCGGCGTCTTCGAGCGCACGATCGATTGCTTCGCGGCACATCCCCGACATGGAGACGTCGGTTCGTTTCGTCACGTGATGGGTTTGGCCGGTGCCCAGCACCGCAGCGGGGAGACTCATCGGGTGCCTTCCAGGACGGTAACCAAGTTCTGTTGCAGCGCCGGGCCACTGGTCGCGTGGGCGAGTGCGCGGTTAGCTGAGCCCGCCATAATCGCCCGCGCGGCGAATCCGATGCGCTCCAATCCGGCGGCGAACATCGGGTTTGCTACCAGTGCGCCACCGGACGGGTTGACCCGAGTTTCCGGCTTCAATCCGATCGCCTCGGCGAGGATCAGCTGCTGATGGCTGAACGGTGCGTGCAGTTCGGCGATATCGAAACCGGTGGTGTCGCCACCGGTCACCGCCTGTGCCGCCGCGGCGGTGGAAGGCGAGGCGGCGAGGTCGCGCGCGCCCAGCATCGGGGTGTCGATGCGGTGCGCCATCCCGGTGATCCAGGCCGGGCGCTCGCACAGTTCCTTGGCGCGATCGCCCACGGCCAGCACAATCGCGGCCGCACCGTCGGTGACCGGCGCGATGTCGTGGGCGCGCAGGGGATCGGCCACATACGGTGTGGCGAGCAGAGATTCGAGATCGCCGTCCGCACCGGCGGCGACCGCGGCCATATCCCGCTCCGTCCAGCGGCCCGCGGCCAGTCCGGCCCGAGCCTGCAAACCGGCGATCGCATAGGAATCCGGCCACAGCGGCGTGACGGTGTAGGGGTCGAGCTGCATGGTCAAGACCTGGCGCAGAGTGCCCGCCGAGGATTTGCCGAAGCCGTATACCAGCGCGGTCTGCGCCTGGCCGGACTTCAATTTCACGAAGGCTTCATACAGCGCCCAGGCCGCGTCCATCTCGACGTGCGACTCGTTGATCGGTGGCACCGCGCCGATCGCGTCGACCGCGGAGATGAACGAAAAAGCACGTCCGGCAAGGTAATCCGAGGAGCCCGAGCACCAGAAGTCGATATCGGACTTGGCGATGCCGAGATCGGAGTAGAGCTGCTGGAAGCAGGGCACCAGCATTTCGACACCGTTGGTGGTGCCGAAGGTCTCCGGTACATGCGGCGCGTGGGCGAACCCCACCACCGCGATGTCGGTGGAATTGTCAGTCAACGTACGCGGCCTCTCAGAGGTGATGCTTGTAGGTGTCGTAGTCGGCGTCGGGTTCGCCGGACGGCTCGAAGTGGTCCACGTTGGACAGGCTGAAGCCCCACTCCGCGCGCGGCTTCCACACCGCCTGCACGCGCATGCCCATGCGCACTTCGCTTGCCTCGCAACCGAGTACGAGATGCAGCACCGGGATGTCGGCGCCGTCCAGCAGCACGTAGGCGGCCACGTACGGCGGCTTGATGCGCTGGCCCAGGAACGGCACGTTGACGATGCAGAAGGTGGTGACCGTGCCGTGGTCGGACAGCTCGACATAGTCGTTGGTCGGCAGGCCGTTGGTCGGATTCGCGCCGCGCGGCGGGAAGTAGACCTTGTCGCCGTCGCCGGAGCGGGCGCCCAGCAGCTTGCCCTCGGCCAAGCCGCGCAGGTAGACGGTCTCCTGCGGGGAGGCGTTGTGGCTGTAGTGCAGGTCGACCGGGGTGACGAGCTCGGTGATCGGCTCCCGGTCGTCCTCGGAAGGCGCTGGCGCGGTGGAGGTTTCGCCCGGCTCGAAGCAGGCGATGTCCTTGATGCTGCCGGTGGTTTCGGCGGCCCACCGGGCCCGCACCCGCATGCCGGTCGAAATATCCTGCGGCGCGGCGACATCCACGGCGTGCAGCAGCGCGGTATCGGCGCCGTCGAGACGGATCAGCGCGTAGGCGAAGGGGCGGTCGAAGGGCTGGCCGGGCAGTACGTCGGCCACCCAGCTCCAGGATTCGACGGTGCCGACGTCGGCGACGGGCACGAACTCCGTCAACGGCGCGGCGGTCACCGGATCGTATTCCGGTGGCGGCACCAGCACTCGTCCGTCCGAGCCGCGCACGCCGATCACCTGATGCCCGCGCAGACCGGTCAGAAACTTGCCGATGGTCGGTCCGACGGAGCGGGTGTAGTCGAAGTGCATCCGGAGGGGCGCACTGAGTACATCGGGCGTCGCTGTGTTCAATTCCGCCCCTTTCTCATCCGTAACTACGCCGGATGCGGTATTCCCCTGAGTCACGACATCGAGTAGAACAGGTTCTTATTCTGGTGGCAAGCACCGGGACGGCATAGGGTCCGATGTGAGCTCGGCCACGGCGGTAGCGGGCGACGGAGAAGGAGACACCTGATGAAGTTCGGACTACAGCTCGGGTATTGGATGGCACAGCCGCCGGCGAACGCCGGGGAGTTGGTGCAGGCCGCCGAGACTGCGGGCTTCGACGCGGTGTTCGCCGCCGAATCGTGGGGTTCGGATGCCTTCGGTCCGCTCACCTGGTGGGGGTCCCAGACCGAACGGGTGCGGCTGGGCACCTCGGTGGTGCAGCTGTCCGCACGCACGCCGGCGGCGACCGCCATGCACGCGCTCACGCTGGATCACCTCAGTGGTGGCCGCGCGGTGCTCGGCCTCGGCGTCTCCGGTCCGCAGGTGGTCGAGGGCTGGTACGGGCAGCCCTTCGCCAAGCCGCTGGCGCGCACCCGGGAGTACGTGGACATCATCCGCAAGGTGCTCGCGCGCGAGGCGCCGGTGACCAATGACGGGTCGCACTACCCGCTGCCCTACACCGGGCCGGGCGCGGTCGGTCTCGGGAAGCCGTTGAAGCCGATCGTGCATCCGCTACGTGCGGATTTGCCGATCTGGCTGGGCGCCGAAGGCCCGAAGAATGTGGCGCTGACCGCCGAGATCGCGGATGGCTGGCTGGCCATCTACTACGCCCCGCGCCTGGCGAACATGTACAACGACTGGCTCGATGAGGGCTTCGCCCGGGCCGGTGCGCGCCGCACCCGCGAGACCTTCGAGATCGCCGCGAGCTGCCAGGTGGTGATCACCGACGATCCGCAGAGCGAACTGGAGAAGATGCGCTGGATCATGGCGCTCTACATCGGCGGCATGGGCGCACCGGAGCAGAACTTCCACGCCCAGGTCTACAAGCGGATGGGCTACGAGCGCGAGGTCGACGAGATCGGCAAGCTCTTCCTGTCGGGCAAGAAGGCCGAAGCCGCGGCGGTGGTCCCGGACGAGCTCATCCTCGACACCGCGATCATCGGCACCGCCGAACACGTCCGCGAACAGATCAAGGTCTGGGAGGCGGCGGGCGTCACCATGATGCTGGTGTCGGCCAACAGTGCCGAGCAGGTGTGCGAACTGGCCGCACTCGCGTCGTGATACCCCTTGTTCATTGATAGAACACGTTCTAAATTCATTGAGGTGACGATGACCACTATCGATCCCGATACCCGCCTGCGGATGCCTGTGCACAACGGGTTCAGCCTGCTCGCCGGACTGCGGCGGCACAAGAACGCGCCGGTGGTGACGCTCGGGGACACCGTGCTCACCGGCGCGGACGTGCTCGACGCGATCAGTCAGTACGTCGCCGCGTTCGAAGCCAATGGCATCGAAACCGGCTCTCCGGTAGGCGTTCTCGCGTTGAACCGCCCCGAGGTGCTGTTCACCATCGCGGCCGGGCAGGCGCGCGGCCATCGGCGGACGGCGCTGCATCCCATCGGCGGCCTCGACGATCACGCGTATGTGCTTGCCGACGCGGGTATTTCGACGCTGATCCTGGATCCGGTGCCGATGTTCGTGCAGCGCGCCCGCGACCTGGTCGACCGTGTCGAGGGCTTGACCAAGGTGCTGGTCCTGGGTCCGGTGCCGGACGAACTATCCGATGTCGGTGTGGATTTCCTCGCCGAGGTGGCCAAGTACGAGCCCGGACCGGTCGAAGCCGTGGAGCTGCGGCCCGAGGATGTCATCTCGGTCAGCTACACCGGCGGCACCACCGGCAAGCCCAAGGGCGTGATCGGCACGGCGCAGGCGATGGCCACCATGACCCAGATCCAGCTCTCGGAATGGGAATGGCCGAAGCGGCCGAAATTCCTGATCTGCACGCCACTTTCGCACGCGGGGGCGGCCTTCTTCCTGCCCGTGGTGCTGCTCGGCGGCGAGTGCATCGTGGTGCCGCGTTTCGACGCGGGCGAGGTGCTCAAAGCGATCGAGGAGTACAAGATCAGCGCCACCATGCTGGTGCCGTCGATGATCTACGCGCTGCTCGACCATCCCGATGTGGACAAGCGGGATCTGTCCTCGCTGGAAACTGTGTATTACGGTGCCTCCTCGATCGATCCGACCCGGCTCACCCAGGCCATCGAGAAGTTCGGGCCGATCTTCGCCCAGTACTTCGGCCAGTCCGAGGCCCCGATGGCGATCAGCTACCTGGGCAAAGAGGAGCACGACAAGGAACGGCTCACCTCCTGTGGCCGCCCGTCGGCCGCCCTGCGGGTCGCTTTGCTCGACACCGAGGACAAGGTCGTCGCCCCCGGCGAAGTCGGCGAAATCTGTGTCTCCGGGCCACTTTTGGCCGCGGGCTACCTGAATCTCCCCGAGGTGACCGCCGAAACCTTCAAGGACGGCTGGCTGCGCACCGGGGACCTGGCGCGCCAGGACGAGGACGGCTTCCTGCACATCGTGGGCCGCAGCAAGGACATGGTCGTCACCGGCGGCTTCAACGTCTTCCCGCGCGAGGTGGAAGACGTTGTCGCGGAACATGACAGCGTGCTCGGCGTGGCCGTGGTCGGCGTCCCGGACCCGCAGTGGGAAGAGGCCGTCACCGCCGTCATCGTGCTCGACCCGGCCGTCGCCGCCGACGAAGCCGCGGTGCGGAAGGTGACCGCCGAGATCTCGCGGACCGTGAAGCAGCGCAAGGGCTCGGTGCAGGTGCCCAAGCACTACATCGTCGTCGACCAGCTGCCGCTCACCGGTCTGGGCAAGCCCGACAAGAAGGCCATCCGGATCCTCGCCAACGAGCGCCTGGGTATCGCCTGACACAGACTGCGGGTTGCTTGGTGGTCGAGTTGCCCGTATGAATCTGCCCCCGTCCAGAGCCAGGACGGGGGCAGATTCCGTGGTATCTCAGGCGTTTTCGCGCAGTTCCAGCGGCAGGTCGAACAGCGGGAACAGCTTCTCGGTGTCGAGGAAGAAGTTGAGCCCGGCGATGGCGTCGCCGTCGAGTTCCAGGATCGTGATCGACCACGGGATGTAGACGCCCGGTTCGTCGGCCGGCTTGTAGTGGCCGAAGGCGATGTGGCCGTTGGCGCCCTCCAGGCGGATCATCTTGGAGCCCTTGCACGCGCTGCCGGTGCCGAGCATGAACTCGGCGACGTTCTCCGGGCCCGAGATCCAGAGGTCGAACGGCGGCATGGACAGTGCCACATCGGCTTTCAGCAAGGTGGTGAGCGCGTCCATGTCGTAGGCCTCGAAGGCCGAGACGAAATTGTCGACGAGCCGGCGCTGGTTCTCGTCGGATTCGTCGAAGTCGTCGAAATCGCTGGGCTGCACCTTCGACATGGTGGCGCGGGCCCGCTGCAGGGCGCTGTTCACCGACGCGGGGGACATGGTGAGCGCCTCGGCGGTCTCATTCGCCGAGAAGCGCAGCACCTCGCGCATGATCAGGATGGCGCGCTGAGTGGCCGGCAGGTGCTGACAGGCGGCGACGAAGGCCAGGCGCAGCGTGTCTTTGGCGGAGGCGTGCTCGGCCGGATCGGCCCCGAAGGCCAGGGCGTTGGGGATCGGTTCGATCCAGACGTAATCCGGCTGCGGCGGCGGCAGTGTCGAATCCGGGCTGCTGGGACCGTTGAGGTCCATCGGCCGGGCCCGGCGCTGCGGACCGTCGAGCATGTCCAGGCAGACATTGGTGGCGATCCGATACAACCAGGAGCGCAGACTGGCGCGGCCCTCGAACGAGTCGTAGGACTTCCAGGCGCGGGTGAAGGTCTCCTGCACGGCGTCCTCGGCTTCGAAGGAGGAACCGAGCATGCGGTACGCGTAGGCGCATAACTCGCGCCGGTGCCCCTCGAACGACGCGAGCACGTCGGGGGTGAGGGTGGCGGATCTGGCCGAGTCGTTCATGGATGTCACGATGCCACAGCCCACCGACAAGTCACAGAGGGCAATTCGCCCGAAGTGGGTATCCGTAAGGCGTCCCGACCAGCGGTTTCAAGATCATTCACCGGTGTAGGTCTTTCGCTTCGCTCAGGACTTTGCGGAAGAGCGATGAGTTTCGGTGCGGGCGTCCGTCCTTATTCGT
Coding sequences within:
- a CDS encoding sigma-70 family RNA polymerase sigma factor; protein product: MNDSARSATLTPDVLASFEGHRRELCAYAYRMLGSSFEAEDAVQETFTRAWKSYDSFEGRASLRSWLYRIATNVCLDMLDGPQRRARPMDLNGPSSPDSTLPPPQPDYVWIEPIPNALAFGADPAEHASAKDTLRLAFVAACQHLPATQRAILIMREVLRFSANETAEALTMSPASVNSALQRARATMSKVQPSDFDDFDESDENQRRLVDNFVSAFEAYDMDALTTLLKADVALSMPPFDLWISGPENVAEFMLGTGSACKGSKMIRLEGANGHIAFGHYKPADEPGVYIPWSITILELDGDAIAGLNFFLDTEKLFPLFDLPLELRENA
- the fadD8 gene encoding fatty-acid--CoA ligase FadD8, with the protein product MTTIDPDTRLRMPVHNGFSLLAGLRRHKNAPVVTLGDTVLTGADVLDAISQYVAAFEANGIETGSPVGVLALNRPEVLFTIAAGQARGHRRTALHPIGGLDDHAYVLADAGISTLILDPVPMFVQRARDLVDRVEGLTKVLVLGPVPDELSDVGVDFLAEVAKYEPGPVEAVELRPEDVISVSYTGGTTGKPKGVIGTAQAMATMTQIQLSEWEWPKRPKFLICTPLSHAGAAFFLPVVLLGGECIVVPRFDAGEVLKAIEEYKISATMLVPSMIYALLDHPDVDKRDLSSLETVYYGASSIDPTRLTQAIEKFGPIFAQYFGQSEAPMAISYLGKEEHDKERLTSCGRPSAALRVALLDTEDKVVAPGEVGEICVSGPLLAAGYLNLPEVTAETFKDGWLRTGDLARQDEDGFLHIVGRSKDMVVTGGFNVFPREVEDVVAEHDSVLGVAVVGVPDPQWEEAVTAVIVLDPAVAADEAAVRKVTAEISRTVKQRKGSVQVPKHYIVVDQLPLTGLGKPDKKAIRILANERLGIA
- a CDS encoding Zn-ribbon domain-containing OB-fold protein yields the protein MHFDYTRSVGPTIGKFLTGLRGHQVIGVRGSDGRVLVPPPEYDPVTAAPLTEFVPVADVGTVESWSWVADVLPGQPFDRPFAYALIRLDGADTALLHAVDVAAPQDISTGMRVRARWAAETTGSIKDIACFEPGETSTAPAPSEDDREPITELVTPVDLHYSHNASPQETVYLRGLAEGKLLGARSGDGDKVYFPPRGANPTNGLPTNDYVELSDHGTVTTFCIVNVPFLGQRIKPPYVAAYVLLDGADIPVLHLVLGCEASEVRMGMRVQAVWKPRAEWGFSLSNVDHFEPSGEPDADYDTYKHHL
- a CDS encoding LLM class F420-dependent oxidoreductase, coding for MKFGLQLGYWMAQPPANAGELVQAAETAGFDAVFAAESWGSDAFGPLTWWGSQTERVRLGTSVVQLSARTPAATAMHALTLDHLSGGRAVLGLGVSGPQVVEGWYGQPFAKPLARTREYVDIIRKVLAREAPVTNDGSHYPLPYTGPGAVGLGKPLKPIVHPLRADLPIWLGAEGPKNVALTAEIADGWLAIYYAPRLANMYNDWLDEGFARAGARRTRETFEIAASCQVVITDDPQSELEKMRWIMALYIGGMGAPEQNFHAQVYKRMGYEREVDEIGKLFLSGKKAEAAAVVPDELILDTAIIGTAEHVREQIKVWEAAGVTMMLVSANSAEQVCELAALAS